GACGGCTGGGACGCGCTCGGCCAGGTGGTGTACGTGACGCCGGCGGAGGCGTCGCGGCTGGTGGTCGCGGTGGCGCTGCGCCACGGCGCCACGTGGCACGTCGTGCTGATCGACGGGACCCAGGCGGCGGCCGGTCGGCGCGGCGCCCAGCTCGGCGCGACGATCGAGAGCCTGCGGGTGCCCGGTCAGATCAAGGAGTCGTTCGCGGGTCGGCCGATCGCGCTCGACGCCGAGCGCCTGGCCGCGTTCGACGCGTTCGTCGAGGACGCCCGGATCAAGGCCGGCGTGCCCGGCCTGGCGATCGCGGTGGTCAGCCACGATCGTGTGCTCCTGGCCAAGGGCCACGGCGTGCGCGCGCGCGGCGGCAAGGCCGCGGTCACGCCGTCGACGCGCTTCATGATCGGCTCGACGACCAAGTCGCTGACCACGCTCCTGATGGCGGCGCTGGTCGATCGCGGCGCGCTGACCTGGGACACGCCGCTGACCGCGCTCCTGCCTGACTTCGCCCTCGGCGACGCCGCCACGACCGCCGCGGTCACGCTCCGCCACACCGTGTGCGCGTGCACCGGCATGCCGCGCCAGGACCTCGAGTTCATCTTCGAGTACGCAGGCTGGACGCCCGAGCGGCGGATCGCCGCGATGAAGACGATGACGCCGACCACCGGCTTCGGCGAGACCTTCCAGTACTCGAACCTGATGGTCGCCGCCGGCGGGTTCGCGGCCGGGCGCGCGACCTCGGCCAAGGGCCGCCTCGACGCCGCCTACGCGCGCGCGCTCGCGACCTACGTGCTCGGCCCGCTCGGCATGAAGGCGACGACGCTCACGCTCGCCACCGGCAAGCGCAAGGACGCCGCCGCGCCCCACGCCCGGGACCTCGCGGGCGGGTACCACACGATCCCGCTGGCCGACGAGGGCGCCGTCGAGTCGGTCGGCCCGGCCGGCGCGGCCTGGTCGACGGCGCTGGACCTCGGCCGCTACGTCCAGCTCGAGCTGCGCCAGGGCGCCGACGCCCGCGGCAAGGCGATCGTCAGCGCGGCCAACCTCGCCGCCCGGCGCGCGCCCCAGGTCAAGATCGGCGAGCACTCGGCCTACGGCCTGGGGCTCTTCCTCGACGACGAGCTCGGCGTCCCGATCCTCGGCCACGGCGGCAACACGATCGGGTTCACCTCGGACCTGTTCTTCCTGCCCGACCACGACGTCGGGGTCGTCGTGCTCACCAACGGCGGCGCCGCCAACAGCCTGCGCAGCGCGATCAAGCGCCGCTTCCTCGAGCTGGCCTTCGACGGCGCGCCCGAGGCCGCCGCCAACCTCGATCACGCGCTGGCCCAGGCCCAGCAAGACGCCGACGCCGAGCGCCCGCTGATCGAGCTGGCGCCGCCCGCCGCCTGGTTCGACGCGCTGGTCGGCACCTACCAGGGCGGCGGCCTCGGCACGGTCGTCCTCCGGCGCACCCGCGGCGCGATGATCTTCGACGTCGGCGAGTGGCAGTCCGAGGTGGCGCGCTACCACCGGCGCGACGGCTCCGACGGCCTGGTCCTGACGACGCCGCCGTGGGCCGGCTTCGACCTGATGATCCGCGGCACCACCACCGAGCCGGTGCTCGCGATCGACGCCGGCCAGCAGCTCTACGAGCTGCGCCGCCCGGCGAAGTAGCTGGTCAGCGCGCCAGGGCGGTCGGCAGCGCGCGGACCACGCCGGCGAGGCCGTGGGCCACCGCGAACACCATCGCCGCGAGCGCGAGCACCGCGGCCAGCCGGAGCCACAGGCCGGTCGGCGCCACGCTGACCGCCAGGCCGCTGGCGCGCTCGACCGCGCCCAGCGCCAGCGCCGCCACCACGACCGCGCCCAGCACCGGCACCGCCAGCGCCACGGCCACGCCGAACAGCGTCGCGCCGGCGTCGAGCACCGCGGTCGCGTCGAGCGCCGCGCCCGCGGCCGGGGGCGCCACCTGGTACGAGGCGACCACCGCGACCATCACGGCGCGGTGCCCGCCCAGCGCGAAGAACACCAGCGCGCCCAGGAGCCCGGTCGCCGTCGCCCACGGCGAGGCCTCGTCGGTGTCGCCCAGGGTCGTCGCCAGCCAGCTCCCGATCAGCTCGGCCGCCACCAGCGGCACGGCCGCGGTCACGCCCAGGCTGGCGCCCAGGGCCAGCTCGCGCGCCAGGATCGCCACCTGGGTCGACAGCGGGCCGGTCGCCAGCGCCGCGGCGCCCGGGGCCAGGAGCCCCTCGCCCAGGGTCGCCACCGCCACCGCGATCATCACGGCCACGGCCGCCGCCACGGTGCGCCCGGCCGCGGCGCGGGCCCCCGCCAGCGCGATCACCACCGCCGGCCCGATCCGCGCCAGCGCGAGCACCAGCGCCCAGCCGGTCGCCGCGGTCACGTCGAGCCCTGGCCCACCACCACGATCGCCGCCAGCGCCCGGGTCGTGAACGCCTCGACCCGCCCCGCGATCACCGGCGCGGTGAGCGCGATCGCCACGACCACCGCCACCAGCCGCGGCGCGAAGCCCAGGGCCGGATCGCGCACCTGGGTCACCGCGCCGACGATCGCGGTGAGCGCGCCCGCCAGCAGGGTCGCGAGCACCACCGGCGCCAGCAGCGCCAGCGCCAGCAGCGCCCCGTCGCGGGCCAGCCCGACCAGCGCCGAGGTCACGCGTAGCCCCGCAGGAGGCCCACGAACAGGAGGCGCCAGCCGTCGACCGCCACGAACAGCAGCAGCTTGATCGGCAGCGCGACCGTCTGCGGCTGCACCGACGGCAGGCCCAGCGCCGTCAGCGACACGCCGACGATCAGATCGATCAGCAGGAACGGCAGGAACACCAGGAACGCGATCGCGAACGCCTCGGCCAGCTCGCTGGCGACGAACGCCAGCGACAGCACGGTCAGGTCGTCGTCGGCCACCGGCGCGCCGCGCAGCTCCGCCGCGACCTCGGCGAACGCCGCGCGATCGTCGGCGTGGGCGTGCTTGGCCAGGAACGCCCGCACCGGCACGGTGCCGCGCTCGGCCGCCGCCAGCCAGCCGTCGGGCGGCGCCTGGTCGAGGTCGAGGTGATAGGGCTCCGGCGCCGGCGTCCCGGCCGGCGCCGCCGAGCCGGCCGGGCGCTCGATCGCCGCGACCACGTCGCGCGCCACCGGCGCCATCACGAACACCGTCAGCAAGAGCGACAGCCCGGTCACGACCAGGTCCGGCGGCGCCTGGGGCGACCCCAGGGCGTTGCGCAGGAGCGCCATCACGACCGAGGTCTTCACGAACGCCGACAGCATCAGCGCGATCAGCGGCACCACCGCCACCGCGATCAGCGCCGCCGCGTTCGACCCGCTCACGCCTTCTCCACCGGCGTCCGCCGCCGGCCCCACGCCGCCGCCACCAGGTCGGTGAAGCGCCGCCCCGCCGAGGTGTCGGCCTCGGCCGTGGGCATGGCGTCGTCATCGAGCTCGGTCACCAGCCCCAGCCCGCCCTCGCTGGCGCCCAGCAGCAGGGTCTTGCCGCCGACCCGCACCACGTACAGCGACCGCCGCGGCTCCAGCGGCACCCGGGCCAGCACGGTGACCAGGCGCTCGCCCACCGGCCGGCCCTCGAGCCCGCGCCGGAGCAGCCGGACCACCACCACCGCGACCACGCACACCGCGATCAGCAGCAGCACGGTGGTCAGCAGCAGCCCGCCATAGCCGGCCCCGCTCGTCGCCGCCTGCGCCGCCGCGTCCGGTGCTGCCATGGCCCGGAGGTATCACCGCGCTCTGACAGCCGCCCGGCCCGGCTTGACCGCCCCGCCCCGCTCTGCTGCGATCCCCGGATGTGGCGTCTCGCGCTCCTGCCCGCAACCCTCGCGTCCCTGGCCCTCGCCGGCTGCCAGTTCGACCGGCCCCTCGACATCGACCCGGTCGACGCCCGCGTCATCGACGCCGTCGACGCCCCGCCCCCGTGCGCGCCGTCCACGATCGTCTGCGACGACGCCCAGGGCGTCTACACCGAGTGCGACGCCGCCGGCACCGTCGTCCGCCAGCTCACCTGCCCGCTCGGCTGCGCCACCGACACCGAGCAGTGCCTCGACATCGACCCGCACAACGGCCTGGCCATGTACCTGGACATGGTCGCGGATCCGCCGGATGTCGTCCTCGCCGGAGCAGCTCGAATCGACCCGGAGACCGGCGTGCTCTTCGACGGCCCGACGGCCATCACGGTGCCGACGTTCATCGCGCCCGCTGGGCTCCGCGTCTTCGTGTTCGCGTCGCTCACGATCGATGGCTCGCTGTCGGTCACGCCGATGGGGAGCCGAACGTGGCCCATCGCCTTGCTGGCCACGCGTGACATGACCATCCGTGGGCCCATCGATGTCTCCGCCGCGCGCAACCTCGCTGGCCCGGGCGGCATCTCGGGGGGCGACCTGGCTGGGGACGATCTCTGTCCCGGCGGGAACACGTTCTTCGCCCCACCGGCACCGAGCCCCGGTGCCGGCGGCGGCGGCGGCTGGTTCGCCGGTGGGATCGGTGGGGCGATCAACGGCACGGCCGGAAGCCCAGGCGGATTGGCCCAGCGAGAGATCGAGCCCTTCGCGGGCGGCTGCGCGGGCGGGATCGTCTACGGCAACACCAGCAGTTCCGCGACCGGTGGCGGCGGCGGGGGCGCGCTCCAGCTCGCGAGCCGCACCCGCATCACGTTCGAGGTCGGCGGCGGTATCGACGCCAGCGGCGGCGGCGGCGGGCCAGGATTCCGCAACATCGCCGGCGCTGGTGGCGGCGCCGGCGGCAAGGTGCTCATCGAGGCCCCCCAGGTCATCCTCGATGGCGCCGGCGTCGTGATCTCGACCAAGGGCGGTGGCGGGGCTGGCGCCAGCGATGCCTCAGCCTCCGGAGGGCCTGGCGAGGATGGCGGGACCGCCGCGAACCGCGCCCAGGGTGGCTCGAGCCCGATCGGCAACATCGGGGGTGCCGGCGGCGTCACGACCGAGCCCTATCCCGGCACTGACGCCATGGGCGGCGGGGTGTCGGGCGGGGGTGGCGGCGGCTCGCCCGGCACAATCGCCTACTTCACGATGGCGGGCGCGATCAACCCCATCAACGGCGCCACCAACCGCAGCCCAACAATCATCGCGCCGCTCGCGACCCGTACCATCCGTGATCGCCCCGGTCCGGACGCAAGCCGCCGGCGCCACCGGCGCGGCCTGCGTCCGGCCTGGCGGCACCTAGAGGCACCTAGAGGCAGGTGTTGCCGGTCACGGCGTCACCCGCCTCGCTGCGCGGAATGAACACCCAGTTGTTGGTGTCGGAGAACGGGTTGTACTGCCAGACGCCAACGATCGACGAGAAGCACGTCCCGACCGCGTCCTGCTGGCGGACGATGTCGTCGTCCGAGATGAAGGTCGTGGTGCCATCGGTCATCGCGCGCTGGTACGGCTGCGCGGCCGGGATCGCGCCGGTGAGGCGGATGTTGACCAGCTTCACCAGCACGCTCTCGTACTGCTCCGCCTGGGCGCCAGACAACGTCGCGACCGTGACGCCCTCGAGCGGGATCGGCGCCGTGGCGGCGGCCGCGTTGAGGGGTGACCGAGGGGTTCGAGCCGATCTGCGTCAGCGTGTCGCCGCCATCGTTGCCGTTGAACTCGAGCACCGTGCCGCTCACGTTCACGTGCGCGCCGACGACGACCTCGGCCGGTAGCACAGCGGCCCCGAGCCCCGGAACACGTAGATGCTGTTGTTCGGCGCGGCCTGGGCCGCGTCCGACACCCAGAGGTTCTTCTTGTTGAACGCGACCGCGGTCACGACCACGTTGTCGAGGCTGACCACGGTACCGGTGGCGATGGTGCCGTTCTGGATGTCGGTGATCGGGGGGCTCTGCGGCGCCGGGCAGCCAGTCCCACCCGGGACGATGTCGGCGGTCATGCGCGGCAGGATCTTGTAGCTGAAGAAGTAATCGCCCACGCCAGTGATGCTTGCGACACAGTCCTGGACGTTGACCAGGTTCGGCCCGCCATCATTGGTCGACGGGATCGCCGATAGCGACGAGTCGATGTGGAGCCCACCCGTGATGACGAACTCGCGGAACGTCGGATCCGGCGTCGCGCCGCTGATCTGGGTGATGCCACCGACGACCGCGACGTTCTCGACGCGGGTCAGCACGCCCTCCCACTTCTCGTACTCTGCGAAGCGCGTGGCCTCGTCCATGTTGGCCAGGATCGCGCCATCGATGACGTGGGCCGGCGGCACGGCGCCGGTGCCGACCTTGGTCACGGTCATGACGCCGCCGGTCACCGGCTGCAGCTCGGTGGTCGTGCGGCCGCTGGTGTCGGACACCAGGGCGAACTCGGTCTTCTCGGCGCCGGTGATGTCGACCTTGTCGCCGACCGCGAGCAGCGCGACCTGATCGATGGGTCCGCCGAACACGAGGACGCCGGAGTACTCGCCGCCGGCCTCCTCACCGATCCAGAAGTTGCCCTTCCGGTCGCCGAAGTTGTCGATCGCGACGACGATCTTGCCCTTGAGGTCGACGGGGGTGCCGGGCACCATCGCGTCGTTCTGGACCTCCTGGATGGTCAGGCCGCCGGCGGTGCCGTCGATCCGGGCGTCGGCGGTGTCGTCGCCGCTGCCGCTGTCGCGGCAGCCGAGGGTCAGGGCCGCGAGCGCGGCGAGGGAGAAGATCGGGACCAGGCGAAGCGAGCGCAACATGGACAGCCTCCTCTCACCCGTCGACCGGGCGAGGTTCGCGGCGTTATAGAACAAAACAAAACGCCCGCGGTGAGGCGGGCGTCACAGAGCGATGATCTTTTTGTGACCCAGCGACCCAGGCCACGTGGCCGCGACGGTCGCGACCGCCCGATCAGGCCGCGGTCGGCGACGGCGCCAGGCCGATCAGCTCGACCAGGGCCATCGAGGCCGCGTCGCCCACCCGGAACCGGGTCTTGAGCATGCGGGTGTAGCCGCCGGTCTTCTTGGTCTTCGCGAAGTGCGGGCCGATCTCGACGAACAGCCGGTCGAGGGCCGCCCGGGTCTTCACGACCTTGCGGGCCTCGCGGCGGGCGTGGACCACGCGCGCGCGCTCGGCCTGGGTGGCCTTGTCGCCCTTGCCGGCCAGCGGCGCGACCTCGACGCCCCACCGGATGGCGGCGTCGGCGTAGCCGCGGAGCTCCTTGGCCTTGGCCTCGGTGGTCTCGATGCGGCCGTAGGTAAAGAGCGAGGTGACGAGGTTGGCGAACAGCGCGTCGCGGTGCGACGAGGTACGCGAGAGCTTCCGTCCAGAATTGCCGTGGCGCATTGCAGGCTCACAAAGTTGAAGGTCATCAGGCGCGCAGGCCGCGCCTCGGGATCTTTCGCTCTAGCTCCGGACCGCGAGGTCGGCAACGGTCCGGCTCGCGTTTCGGCTGCCCCAGCTGCTGCTGAGGGCGGGTCTCCGCGAGACCCTACTTCTTCAAGGGGTTCGGGCCGGGCCAGTTGTCGAGCTTCATGCCCAGCGACAGGCCCATCTCCGCGAGGATCTCCTTGATCTCCTTGAGCGACTTCCGGCCGAAGTTCTTGGTCTTCAGCATCTCGGACTCGGTCTTCTGGACCAGCTCGCCGATGTACTTGATGTTGGCGTTCTGGAGGCAGTTGGCCGAGCGCACCGACAGCTCGAGCTCGTCGACGGTCCGCCACAGGTTCTCGTTGAGCTTCTCCTGCTCCTCGTCCCGCATCGGCTCGGTCGGCTCGGCCATCTCCTCGAAGTTGATGAACAGGTTGAGCTGCTCCTTGAGGATCTTCGCGGCGTAAGCGACCGCGTCGTCGGGGCGGACCGCGCCGTTGGTCCAGACCTCGAGCGTCAGCTTGTCGTAGTCGGTCTGCTGACCGACGCGCGCGTTGGTGACGATGAAGTTGACCTTCTTGATCGGCGAGTACAGCGCGTCGATCGCGATGGTGCCGACGGCCAGGTTGGCGCTGTGGCGCTCGGCCGGCGCGTAGCCGCGGCCGGTCGTCACGGTCAGCTCGGACGAGATCTTCCCGTCCTTGGCCAGCGTGCAGATGCGGTGGTTCGGGTTGAGCACCGTGACGCCGTCGGGCAGCGTCAGGTCCTTGGCCAGCACCGGGCCCTCGCCCTGCTTGTCGAGGCGACAGACGTAGGTCTTGTCACCCTCGACCTTGAGGAGCGTCTCCTTGAGGTTGAGGATGATGTCGGTGACGTCCTCGACCACGCCCGGCAGCGACGAGAACTCGTGCAGCGCGCCCTCGATCGCGACGTGGCTGATGGCGGCGCCCTGGAGCGACGACAGCAGCACGCGGCGGAGGCCGGTGCCGAGGGTCGTGCCGAAGCCGCGCTCGAGCGGCTCGCACGAGAACTTGCCGTAGGTCTCCGACCGCTCCTCGATCTCGAGCATCCGCGGACGGATGAGATCGCGCCAGTTCTTGGCCATGAAGGCGGTCTGCTCGGGGGTCGGCTCCATCGTCACTCCTTGTTCGGGACCATCAGGTCCCGTCGTATCGCGTCAGGCGGTCGGGCTGCGTACCGGGCTCTCGAACTTCGCGGGAGTACCACCCGATGGTCGAGGCCGATCGTGTCGGGTGGGGGCCCCATCGCTGCGCGATGGGGGATCCTGCAACTACTTCGAGTAGAGCTCGACGATGAGCTGCTCGCGGATCGGCAGGGTCACGTCCTCGCGGGTCGGCAGCTGCTTGATGCCACCCCGGAAGCCGTCCTTGTCGAGCTCGATCCACTGCGGCACGCCGCGGCGATCGACCGCGGCCAGCGCCTCGGAGATGCGGGTGATGGTGCGCGACGACTCGCGGACCAAGACCACGTCCCGGGGGCGGACCATGTACGAAGGGATGTTGACCTTCTTGCCGTTGATCGTGAAGTGGCCGTGGCGGACCAGCTGGCGCGCCTCGGCGTGATCCGACGCGAAGCCCATCCGGTAGACGACGTTGTCGAGGCGGCGCTCGAGCAGCTGGATCAGGTTCTCGCCGGCGATGCCCTTCATGCGGGCCGCCTTGAAGAAGTAGCCGCGGAACTGGCGCTCGGCGATGCCGTAGATGCGCTTGACCTTCTGCTTCTCGCGCAGCTGCTCGCCGTAG
This is a stretch of genomic DNA from Myxococcales bacterium. It encodes these proteins:
- a CDS encoding beta-lactamase family protein; the encoded protein is MPLLRPGATLAALALLAACGGATPTRTPIAPGPPGGALPDRSPPTAPTAPTAPTAPTSAPARQLDADAQVTLATGTTLTAASGWWLGDERDGVLQLDDPSRELSLWLTEVEAPDRAAAVAAAWRRVRPDFALAIAQAEDAPGRDGWDALGQVVYVTPAEASRLVVAVALRHGATWHVVLIDGTQAAAGRRGAQLGATIESLRVPGQIKESFAGRPIALDAERLAAFDAFVEDARIKAGVPGLAIAVVSHDRVLLAKGHGVRARGGKAAVTPSTRFMIGSTTKSLTTLLMAALVDRGALTWDTPLTALLPDFALGDAATTAAVTLRHTVCACTGMPRQDLEFIFEYAGWTPERRIAAMKTMTPTTGFGETFQYSNLMVAAGGFAAGRATSAKGRLDAAYARALATYVLGPLGMKATTLTLATGKRKDAAAPHARDLAGGYHTIPLADEGAVESVGPAGAAWSTALDLGRYVQLELRQGADARGKAIVSAANLAARRAPQVKIGEHSAYGLGLFLDDELGVPILGHGGNTIGFTSDLFFLPDHDVGVVVLTNGGAANSLRSAIKRRFLELAFDGAPEAAANLDHALAQAQQDADAERPLIELAPPAAWFDALVGTYQGGGLGTVVLRRTRGAMIFDVGEWQSEVARYHRRDGSDGLVLTTPPWAGFDLMIRGTTTEPVLAIDAGQQLYELRRPAK
- a CDS encoding flagellar biosynthetic protein FliR; the encoded protein is MTAATGWALVLALARIGPAVVIALAGARAAAGRTVAAAVAVMIAVAVATLGEGLLAPGAAALATGPLSTQVAILARELALGASLGVTAAVPLVAAELIGSWLATTLGDTDEASPWATATGLLGALVFFALGGHRAVMVAVVASYQVAPPAAGAALDATAVLDAGATLFGVAVALAVPVLGAVVVAALALGAVERASGLAVSVAPTGLWLRLAAVLALAAMVFAVAHGLAGVVRALPTALAR
- a CDS encoding flagellar biosynthetic protein FliQ; its protein translation is MTSALVGLARDGALLALALLAPVVLATLLAGALTAIVGAVTQVRDPALGFAPRLVAVVVAIALTAPVIAGRVEAFTTRALAAIVVVGQGST
- a CDS encoding EscR/YscR/HrcR family type III secretion system export apparatus protein; protein product: MSGSNAAALIAVAVVPLIALMLSAFVKTSVVMALLRNALGSPQAPPDLVVTGLSLLLTVFVMAPVARDVVAAIERPAGSAAPAGTPAPEPYHLDLDQAPPDGWLAAAERGTVPVRAFLAKHAHADDRAAFAEVAAELRGAPVADDDLTVLSLAFVASELAEAFAIAFLVFLPFLLIDLIVGVSLTALGLPSVQPQTVALPIKLLLFVAVDGWRLLFVGLLRGYA
- a CDS encoding flagellar biosynthetic protein FliO, with protein sequence MAAPDAAAQAATSGAGYGGLLLTTVLLLIAVCVVAVVVVRLLRRGLEGRPVGERLVTVLARVPLEPRRSLYVVRVGGKTLLLGASEGGLGLVTELDDDAMPTAEADTSAGRRFTDLVAAAWGRRRTPVEKA
- the rplQ gene encoding 50S ribosomal protein L17, with the translated sequence MRHGNSGRKLSRTSSHRDALFANLVTSLFTYGRIETTEAKAKELRGYADAAIRWGVEVAPLAGKGDKATQAERARVVHARREARKVVKTRAALDRLFVEIGPHFAKTKKTGGYTRMLKTRFRVGDAASMALVELIGLAPSPTAA
- a CDS encoding DNA-directed RNA polymerase subunit alpha, which encodes MEPTPEQTAFMAKNWRDLIRPRMLEIEERSETYGKFSCEPLERGFGTTLGTGLRRVLLSSLQGAAISHVAIEGALHEFSSLPGVVEDVTDIILNLKETLLKVEGDKTYVCRLDKQGEGPVLAKDLTLPDGVTVLNPNHRICTLAKDGKISSELTVTTGRGYAPAERHSANLAVGTIAIDALYSPIKKVNFIVTNARVGQQTDYDKLTLEVWTNGAVRPDDAVAYAAKILKEQLNLFINFEEMAEPTEPMRDEEQEKLNENLWRTVDELELSVRSANCLQNANIKYIGELVQKTESEMLKTKNFGRKSLKEIKEILAEMGLSLGMKLDNWPGPNPLKK
- the rpsD gene encoding 30S ribosomal protein S4; translation: MARYIGPVCRLCRREDMKLFLKGERCYTDKCGYERRSYPPGQHGQARRKKRSDYGEQLREKQKVKRIYGIAERQFRGYFFKAARMKGIAGENLIQLLERRLDNVVYRMGFASDHAEARQLVRHGHFTINGKKVNIPSYMVRPRDVVLVRESSRTITRISEALAAVDRRGVPQWIELDKDGFRGGIKQLPTREDVTLPIREQLIVELYSK